The Ancylobacter sp. SL191 nucleotide sequence GGAAATTGGCGAGGGTCGCGTCGGCGAACGTATCCTCGCCCACCCGCGTCACCATCACCACCTTGGAGCCGAGTCGCGCGGCGGCGATCGCCTGATTGGCGCCCTTGCCGCCATGGCCCATCTCGAAGCTCGGCGCCTCCACCGTCTCGCCGCGCAGCGGCATGTGGTCGACATAGGTGATGAGGTCCATCATGTTGGACCCGACGACGGCGATCTTCGACATCTCAACTCCCCTTCCCGCCCCTTGCCGGGACGGCCTTGTTGCATTCAGCCGGCCAGCATCGCGGTGAGCGCCGCGCACTCGCCCGCATCGAGATGGCCGAGCTCGACGCTGTAGCGCACGGTCGCCCCGGCGGGCAGGCGGATGACGTTGCCCTTGGCCTTTTCAGCCGCATAGCCCTCCGGCTCGCAGGTCGAGGGCAGCGCGAAGGCACAGACCGACTGGTCATGCCCGGCAAGTATCCAGCGCACCGTCTTCGGGAAATCCGCCGGCTTGTAGCGCGTGAGGAAGGCGTCGCCCTCCGGCCGGCGCAGCAGCTGGGTGGTCGTGCCGGCGGCATCGGTGGCGAGATCGCGCAGATAGAACACCTGCTCGGGATCGAAACCGTCGTCCCGGCGGATGACGCGGCTGGCGGAAGGGTCGGTGGCGAGCGCCTCGATGCGGGCGAGATAGGCCGGGTTCGCCGTGACATGAGCCGGCACGGCGCGGCGGACCGCGGTGTGCTCCGCGTCGAAGGGCGCCTGTTGCAGGATCTCGCCGCCCTCGACGAAGGCGTAGTTCACATGCGCCATGTACATCAGGTCCATGGCGTCGCCGGCGGAGAGGTTGGTCACCTCCATCGCCATTTCGAAGCGGGCGTCACTGGCGTGCAGCGTCACGCTCGGGCGGGCCTCGTAATGGGCGCCGAAGCCCATGGCGTAGTCGTACGCGCCGAACAGCCGCATCCACGGGCCCCGCGCATCGCTTCCCACCTCGATGCCGGCTGAGTCCATCGGCGCGCAGGGCATCTCGCCATGAGCGGGGTGGCTGTCGGTGGGGCCGGGCACGCCGTTGCGCAGCAGGCCGGAATGAAAGGCGAAGCAGCCATAGGTCTCGGCGATGGTGCGCACGGGGCGCGGCGCCTTGAAGATGCTCTGCATGGTCAGATCGACGCCGTCGAACGCGGCGGACCAGATCATCTGGCCGAGATAGGGCAGCACCACGAGGGAGCCGCGCGCATTGGCGAGCCGCACCGCCTCGACGCCGGTCTTGTAGCGGAACAGGCGGGCGGTCAGCCCTTCATGCTCGACGGCGAGGGTTTCCCCCTCGCCAAAAGCGCGGCGGTCGAGATGAAAGCGGGTCATGCGCGGTTCCTGAAGGCGTTCAGCACCATGACGAGCAGCAGGAAGCCGCCCCAGATGAAGTCGATCAGATGGTTGGAGAAGCGCATCATCTGGAAGCCCGAGGCCAGCAGCATGAGCGCGATCACCGCGATGGAGATGCCGAGCACCGTGCCCCGGCCACCGGCCGGGTTGGTGCCGCCGAGCACGCAGATCAGCACGGCCTGCAAGAGGTAGGAAGTGCCGTAATCCGACTTCGCCGCATTGGTGCGGCCGGACAGCATGATGCCGGCGAGCGCGGCGAGCGTGCCGCTCAGCATGTAGGAGGCGAGCACCATGCGGTCGCTCTTCAGCCCGGCGAAGAGGGCGGCGCGCGGGTTGGTGCCGATGAGGAACAGGTTGAGGCCGAAGGAGGTGCGCGTGAGCAGCACCGCGATCACCATGGCCACCGCGACGAAGATCAGCAGCGGCACGGCGATGCCGAACAGCTTGCCATTGCCGATCAGCCCCCAATAGGCAGGAAAGCCGACAATGGCCGGCCCGCCGGTCAGCACCATGCACAGGCCGGTGAACACCTGCCCCGTGCCGAGCGTGGCGAGGATCGGCGTGATCTTCGCCCGCGTGATCAGCAGCCCGTTGAGCGCCCCGGCGACCAGCCCGACGCCCAGCGCCAGCATTACGCCGGCGGCGACGCGGGCGATCTCCCCGGCCATGCCGGCGGCGGGATCGCCGGGAAAGAGCTTGGTGAAGAACACGCCGGCGAGGATGCCGGCGAGATTGGCGATGCCGATCACCGACAGGTCGATGCCGCCGGTGAGCATGGCCAGCATCATGGCGATGGCGACGATGCCGAGCTCCGGGAAGATGAAGCTGATCGACTCGAAATTGTAGTAGCGCAGGAACTTGGTCGGTTCGAGCCAGCTCATCACCGCGAAGATCACCACGGTGATGAGGATGAGCTGGAGGATGTTGTTGTCGCGGTTGATGACGCGCGAGAGGTCGAACTGCTTGTTCATCGGGCCGGTCTCCCTCACGCCAGCGTCTTGCGGTCGCGCCAGGCGGTGAGCGCCGTGGCGACGACGATGACGCCGCCCACCACCACGCCCTGCCAGGTATTGTCGATGCGCATGATGATGAGGCTGTTCTTGATCAGCACCAGCAGGAACACGCCAAGCAGCGTGCCGAGCACCGAGCCGCGCCCGCCGAAGATCGAGGCGCCGCCCAGCACCACCGCGGCGATCACGTCGAGCTCATAGCCGACGAAGTCGCGGGGATTGGCGAGCCAGATCATCGAGGCGTGCAGCAGCCCGGCAAAACCCGCCAGCGCGCCGGCGAGGCCATAGGCGACATAGACCGTGCGCCGCGTGTTGAAACCCACGCGCTTGGCCGATTCCGCGTCGTCGCCATAGGCGAAGATCGAGCGGCCGATCATGGTGCGGGTGAGGAACGCGAACACCAGCGCGGCGATGGCGAGATAGACGAACACCATCACCGAGAGCTTGGCCCCGCCGATCTCCACGCTGGAGCGGCCGAAGGCGATCAGCGCCGGCGGCATGCGGTCGATATTGACGATGGAGGTGCCGACGAGCCCCAGCAGCAGCCCGCGCACCACCGAGGCGGAGCCCAGCGTGACGATCAGCGGGATCATGCGGAAGGTGTGGATGAAGAAGGCGTTGGCGAGGCCGCAGACCAGTCCGATCAGCGTCGCCCCGATGAAGGGCAGCAGGACGCCCTCGTGACCATAGGCGTTCATCGCCAGCACGGTGAGGTACATCGCCGCCGCCGCGAAGGCGGGGAACGACACGTCGATGCCGCCGGAGACCATGACCACCAGCACGCTCAGCGCCATGATGCCGATGATGACATTGGCGCGCAGCAGGTTGAACAGATTGTCGGCCTGCCAGAAGGCGGGGTTGATCAGGCCGATCAGGATCATGATCGCGACAACGATCAGGAAGACCGCCGTCTCGGAGCGGCGCATCAGCTTGGCGAGGAGGTTCATCAGCGCAGCGTCTTCAAGCGGGTGTGGATGTCGTCCTCCTCGAGGCCGCGCGGGTCGAGATCGTCGACGATCGCCCCGCGATGCATGAGGAGGATGCGGTTGCAGTTGTGCAGCAGCTCCGGCACGTCGTCGGAGATCATCAGCACCGCCAGACCATCGGTCACCGCGAGGTCGCGGATGCGCCGGTGGATCTCGGCCTTGGAGCCGACATCGACGCCGACGGTCGGTCCGTTGAGGATCAGCACGCGCGGGCCGGTGAGCAGCCAGCGACCGATGATGACGCGCTGCTGGTTGCCGCCGGAGAGCTTGCCGACCTGCTTGTCGACATCGGTGGTGGCGATGCGCATGTCGTCCACCGTGCGCTCGGCCAGCGCGGTCATCGCGTCATCGGAGAGGAACGGCCCGCGCGTCGCCCGCTCGATGGCGCTCGCCACCACATTGCGGGCGATGGACTGGCTCATGAACAGCCCCTCGGACAGCCGGTCCTCGGGCACATAGGCGATA carries:
- a CDS encoding aldose 1-epimerase family protein; this encodes MTRFHLDRRAFGEGETLAVEHEGLTARLFRYKTGVEAVRLANARGSLVVLPYLGQMIWSAAFDGVDLTMQSIFKAPRPVRTIAETYGCFAFHSGLLRNGVPGPTDSHPAHGEMPCAPMDSAGIEVGSDARGPWMRLFGAYDYAMGFGAHYEARPSVTLHASDARFEMAMEVTNLSAGDAMDLMYMAHVNYAFVEGGEILQQAPFDAEHTAVRRAVPAHVTANPAYLARIEALATDPSASRVIRRDDGFDPEQVFYLRDLATDAAGTTTQLLRRPEGDAFLTRYKPADFPKTVRWILAGHDQSVCAFALPSTCEPEGYAAEKAKGNVIRLPAGATVRYSVELGHLDAGECAALTAMLAG
- a CDS encoding ABC transporter permease, with amino-acid sequence MNKQFDLSRVINRDNNILQLILITVVIFAVMSWLEPTKFLRYYNFESISFIFPELGIVAIAMMLAMLTGGIDLSVIGIANLAGILAGVFFTKLFPGDPAAGMAGEIARVAAGVMLALGVGLVAGALNGLLITRAKITPILATLGTGQVFTGLCMVLTGGPAIVGFPAYWGLIGNGKLFGIAVPLLIFVAVAMVIAVLLTRTSFGLNLFLIGTNPRAALFAGLKSDRMVLASYMLSGTLAALAGIMLSGRTNAAKSDYGTSYLLQAVLICVLGGTNPAGGRGTVLGISIAVIALMLLASGFQMMRFSNHLIDFIWGGFLLLVMVLNAFRNRA
- a CDS encoding ABC transporter permease produces the protein MRRSETAVFLIVVAIMILIGLINPAFWQADNLFNLLRANVIIGIMALSVLVVMVSGGIDVSFPAFAAAAMYLTVLAMNAYGHEGVLLPFIGATLIGLVCGLANAFFIHTFRMIPLIVTLGSASVVRGLLLGLVGTSIVNIDRMPPALIAFGRSSVEIGGAKLSVMVFVYLAIAALVFAFLTRTMIGRSIFAYGDDAESAKRVGFNTRRTVYVAYGLAGALAGFAGLLHASMIWLANPRDFVGYELDVIAAVVLGGASIFGGRGSVLGTLLGVFLLVLIKNSLIIMRIDNTWQGVVVGGVIVVATALTAWRDRKTLA